The sequence atgacaactgtgaaggGAGAGGGGGGGTTGTATAActtatccatttaaattatattaaagcttgaagttctgcataattaagagtgcggccacttgagtgacagttGGATTGTCGCTGCTATCACCGCCATCGAGCTAGGTgagcgtggtttcagcaaccagctcccgcctttttgcccatttttgattatccAGGAGTGACGCTTGAtgacgtgctgccaagatggcgacagcCTCCTCTGCCCACTTTTGGCTTAGAAAACGCTCttcggaaacctatgggtgatgtcacgggacactacgtccatgtttttatacagtctaaaTCACATAAGCTGCATTCACAAACACTgcttatcaggcattacaggccaGATGAAATGATAATGACATACATAAATTTTTTGAAGACAGTcggattccttcagaaatacagtaatataaaaacaTCTGCACTGAGTTTCGACTTTGACATGCTGTGCTCATGTTTATTGAACAAAGTCAAAGCCTATTGTAAAgtctttttgtggtgaatgcagTTTTGATATTGGACCGCCAATAAATCAAAGTATGGGAAACACATTGAACGCGTAAGCtccgattaaaaaaaaagaattgcaatttttttaaaaataaaaaatctaaagtaaaattaaaagttgATAAAATGATTGCATCTAATATTTGGTTATAAACGTGGTAGTTAGTGTTgtcaatataataaattaaatcactCTCAAAATGAAACATCAACATTTCTGTTAACCATTTCATATCTGAGTTAACTTGTTAACTTCGGTTGCCCCAAAACATctagtaaaatcttttttttttttcgaaagatGAGATTTTTTGGAGGcttaatttacataaaggcttTTCAATCCATTTGAGCCATAAATCTGATTATAAACTGATATTTGGGTGTGTGTAAATGTAGCTAATGGCTCATGTTTTCTTCTTATCTCTTGTGTAGTCCATCTTGCTGCTGGGCAGTATAGCTCTAGCATGCTTGGCCTTggacctcctcttcctcctcatctacTGCTGCTGGCTGTGCTGCCGCCGAAAGAAGAGCGATGAGCAGCCAAACGCAGACTGCTGCTGCACCGCCTGGTGCGTCATCATTGCCCACCCTCATCTGCAGGTGAGTCTGAATGCCATTTTTCCTCATATCAGCATCTCATTCAGGCAGAAGATAACATGTGTAGTCACTGCTCATATACTCTGGTCTCCAGAGAGATGATTTATCAAATTATCCCCAGCTGGAAAAACTTAAATCTGTTGTTGGAGTGTAAAAGTAGGTGTATATTGTCTAAAGGGCTGCAGGGTTTAATTCCTGGAAGGAGAAACTAATCACTGGAGTTTGCCAGGTTAGTCAGAGCAGTAGAGTTTGAGTAGGAAGTGAGCTAGATATCTATGAGCCACTCAGTTCATTGTTCAAACTTTGCTTTAGCGGGATTCTCTTCAAACTGTTGCAGTGTCATGACAGAAATCAGCAGATAAACTGTAGGGAGCCCTGAAACTTTTGCAATCACAAACTCAAATTTCAATTTTTTCTCATGTCCTAGTTTTCCTAGGAcactattaataatttaatgacaCGATTTAATTTAAACCCAAACCAAAcctcaaattaaattataatgttcGGTACATTAAAATTCACTTGaagcatttaaaatagttttcagtgctttattttcatttattctggCAAAGTAGTATAGAGTTGTAATATTAGCTATCTGTCATTTTATTGGTATTGGAACTTTTTTATATAGATCAGTTTTATCCGTATGAATTCTAGttgttcaaatttaaatgtactttcagtttctttttgtactttttactttttttatatagttttggcATCTTGGTATCTTGATTTTGATGATTTGTAGGTGACTTTTCATGATCATGTCTAGGTCATTTGGATCTCAcagtaaaatttaataaaaaatataataaataaaaaaagactttaattCACATTTGACTCTTTTAGAATCCCCATATAGGTCCCTCCATAAACACATTTTAGATTGCTTGGATTAATCACAGGATCTGTCTATTGTTTGGCTTGTTAAATTTGCTCAGGTGAAACATTGACCGGTCATTTGGCTATTCCTGGTGTGTTATAAAGTCGATGATGACAAGTGCTGAGCTGCAGAACAAAGTGGGCTTGTGCATGAGAAAGTCATTACTTCAGACTACAGCCTTCTGTCTGGTGCTGCTGCTGTAATGCATGAAACCACAAAGAGTGTTTCTGCTGTCCTTCACTCTAGTTTGCCTTCATTGTCTTCAGAATTGACCGtagtgctgttttctttcaagtgCATTATAAGCCATTAAAATTCAAGAGGTCAAGATGTTTCTTTGAGTGGATCCAAACCAATGGCTGGATTCATAAACAAACAGATTGAATAAGTAATGCTGGCttttgttatgtatgtgtttgaaaGCAAAATGGATGCACAATGTGAATGAAAAGAATTTGGTGGGAAAGTTGAGGCTCGACTATTGTCCTGTCTCAAATAAACCCTGTTGCTATGGCAGCGTCTTTCCCAGCATATCCTAACTTGTGGCTTCTAGCATTACAGCCATCATCAAGGACTCATAAAAGAACACCACCTTTTTCCACCACAACCCCCACGTCTCATGACACTCTCCTCATGTTTTGTCTATGTTAACGTGCGCCCACTCTTCAGGGAGTCCACCTGTGATAGTGTCCGCGTGAGAGAGGGCCTGCTGTGTGGTTTTGTGTCTCTGTTCTTCTGTGTATGGTCTTAGCTGTCCTGTCAGGCAAGATGACAGATGAGAACTTTATGGCCACTATGAGTTATATACCAAGTCCTCAGTacatgttccttttttttttcagctcaaagACAAGGCAAAATACTCGGAGTGTGTCTTCTTTGATGCCACCATGGAAGACTAATAGTTACTTCATATGCATCCTAATATTACTTGGATTATTTATcagtgcacatttaaaaaaaaaaaaacatgacatagCAACATAACATAatgcaaatcaataaaaaatatgacCGTAATGAGTTTTCAGAAagtaaattgttttcattttgggCCAACATGgatttaaactgcaaaaatgAAGTCTCAAAATCCAAATGTACCGAACAAGATCAACTCGAACTAGACGTAAATTAATGCACGCGTGTCACCCGATCCACATATGCATGGATTCCTTTTTGCATGAGAAATTTATGTTATATTAAtgcagaacagaacatttttatttgcaaacatGTCTGTATGTGTACAAAATCGCTGCACAATCATTTAATCCCCATTCAAATTGAAAGACATCTGTTTGTGGTTCAATCATTTTGAGTCTAATTTCATCCCATAAGTGTTTGTTTTGATTCATTATGTGTGGTCCTATCCATTTTCAACAAACACCTTTAATAATCATCACACCTGCGAGAACAGGAATCAGGATTTCTCATAATGTGATATTAATATTCTGATCAAATGTATGCCTGCAGCCAGTAATGCTTTAGGCTGGCTGCGTTCTCACTTTTAAGTGGAACTCTTTGAAGTATGTCAAGAAATTGTACTTAAGTGATAATTATAACGAATTATTATGATGGTCAACTTGCTCAGCTGATTACGAGTTAAtccgaattattattatttttgtatgctCACAGCATGATGTGCTTTATCTGTTAGATAGTTGCACAGTAAAACATctcaaaagtagctttttttttattcatcacccACTTCTAAAGCCATACTACACATTCAAATAGACATCCTTGTCCATTCCCTTGTGCCTGAAACTGTTTTTGGAGAGTCCACACCAATGTTTGCTTTTTAAAGAAGACGTGTTTGCTTTTTAAAGCAGCGAACATCAAACATTATCTTATTTCACATCAGCAGGCCTGGATGGTAGCTGTAGCGGCAGAATTCCACTGAAAGCTCTGCAGATTTCCACGTTATTCTTTTGTACGTCATTCATACGAATCTCCTCACCCATCTCTTGTGTGTATGACCATATTTGAGTTTTTCTGcaaaacactgcagatattccaTCCCAGTCAGCacagaaaatgttaaaaagtgCTTATTCTGCATGGACTACTCTTCACTTATGCATGAGGAGGAAATGAGGTCCGTTCAGTGGACAGTCTTACTGTAGACTCTGTGGATCTAGACAGCCTAGAAACCATCTGCAGTCTGGACCTGAAGTTTAACGTATGCCATCGGATTTAGTATTAGATATATCTGCTAATTCTGCTTGTATTGAAATCGAAATATAGCGTTGTGCAATTCTTGGTCTTTCTTGGAAGCAATTGTATGGTGTAACCTCCTGGGAATTGCTGATGAAAGCACTTATTTTAAGAGCTTTACAAGAAATCTCAGTGGACGCATTTGAAGGAACACATGAGTGCTCAAATAGAAACCAGAAAGTACAAGAATGTTTTACAAAATGTGGTTGAGACATGCAATCCCCTGTCCTCAATCAATGATTCATGACGAAGCAGAGGAGTGATCATAAACAGCAGAATTGTAACTGTTAGTCATGTAACTGTAGATTCTTGCACTGTTCAATTCAGTTCGTGTAAGGTTAACACCTACTCTAAATGTTTNNNNNNNNNNNNNNNNNNNNNNNNNNNNNNNNNNNNNNNNNNNNNNNNNNNNNNNNNNNNNNNNNNNNNNNNNNNNNNNNNNNNNNNNNNNNNNNNNNNNACCCATTTGGCTTAAGTGAACGAGTTTTGGTCGAGTCAGAATCAGTTGTAATGGAGCAGGCTTTTCATGGCTCTTAAAGGTGTAATAAACTAAAACTTCTCTAAAGGTCTCAATTCATCCATATATAtacacaggtccttctcaaaagaattagcatattgtgataaagttcattattttccataatgtaatgataaaaatttaactttcatatatattatatatatatatatatatatatatataaagtatgattatatcaagatacatttagttgagatgcaaaatgaaaatatgaagtcTTATTTTGtgagaaactgaacaaaatgaagtgtgtttatgatttaataagaataaatatcTGTCAGTGGAACGTGAAATCTTGTTCTCCCTTTTAATTAAGATGTTTCTGAGTCCACTGGCCGAtaattgttcttgttttaaatattaaactcccttcactttcttttctttagaGACTGTGGCTATGCACTGGATAACAAGACGAAAATATTTCATGTGTAacatcaaaaacatttaagtagTGTGATCAGTAGGTTCAGTTATTTCCATGTTGTAGTGGTTAGGCACAGAGTCATTTGAGCCTTTTTTgtcaaatgaattaaaaagtaatggagaTCTGCTGGAAGTTGTATTTACAAACTTTGAAGTGTTGATAATTATTCTAAGTAATAATGTCATGTATTGTAATACATCTTTATAATTGTGaccacaatatatatttttaaggatccatccttttttttctttctttcttcagggCCCAGATTGTGGTTAGTGTGTATGGCCCCGACACTTTTGGAAATGATGTTGTGAGAGGTTATGGAGCCGTACACATCCCGTTTACACCTGGAAAGTGAGTCACTTTAAGATTGTTGTCATAGCGTGATAAAAACAGCCAGCATGTTCAAAATCTGTCTGACATGCACACTTAAATATGAATGCTCTCTGTGCAGACACACCAAGACCATTCCTATGTTTGTTCCCGAATCTACATCAAGACTTTCAGAGGTTCACAAGGTTAAAACTGATTTCTCCCAAATATTCCACATTCACCTCGGCTGGTGTTTTCATTCACATGGAAACATGAGAAGAATTAAAAAATTATCAATCAATTATGTATATGCAGTATTTTAGGGTTGTAATCTGAATTTAATTTTTCTGCTGCTGTTCCCTTTTGCACTCAAGACTTAACTTGAACTTAGTTTTAGTCAATGTGCAGCTTGTATGAACGTTTCAAATGTGAAGGTACATTGTAACTTAAACATTTTCCATTTGACACTGTATTGAACATGTTTAAATCTTGTACGCAGCTGGCTGATGGACGGCGTCCAGAGTACACAGATCCCAAGGTTGTTGCCCAAGGAGAGGGAAGAGAAGGTAAGCTTTTATTTAACCCTTGCCTTCGGATGAAATATGATATTTGAGTGGATGTTTTCCATCTCGAGCCATGGTGTAGGTCCTCAGAAACTGTTCTAGTGCAATAAAGtgcatttacaagacataactgatgtgattttttctttttgcagttaCGAGGGTGCGCTCACCAAGGTTTTGTTACACTGCAGTTCAACATTGTGACTAAAGACATGAAGAAACTGGGTTATGAAACTACATCAGAGCATTCAGCTGCTACAGGACTGCCAAGAACATCACAACAGCTTTAATAACCACTTTCAGGATATAGTTTTTAAAATCCCAGCTTTCATAGTTGCTTATAACCTATACATGTGATATTATCAgctttgtatgtttttaaataaactgatcTTGTGCATTTTAGATAACGGTTTCTGACCGAAATAATTTGGCTTTTTGATTTGCATAATCTAAAGTCTAATTCTGATCTACAGATTCCAACTTTGGGATATTTTTAACCCTAAACACCAAATATGATTAATCTTCGACCAGGGttattagttaactaaaactataaaaaaaacatggaaatataCATAACTGAGTGAAATATAAAAGcaagcatattttatttcagctaactgCCAAAGCAACATCTCTCACTTTAATGTAAAACTAGATAAATTGTCAAGagaaactttaagttggcttgagaaagccaagcCTAAAAGTTTAAAGCAGTTGTAAAAGCCTGAAGTTTGAAAATGTACGATAGATATtaataacatgtttctagcatgattagcatgttttttaacattattgACCCGTGACTGGCATATTGctggcatgattagcatgtttctagcataacaTGTCGCTAGGATAGATGGGGGAGTCTGAATGAGTTTAAATGGATCAGAAATGGTACATAGAAGAGAAGCTTAATGAAGTCTAATGGACTTCagtgtttacatttgaattttgaaatttgGAGTTTAAATAGTCTTTGGCTCACCTGAACACTCTGTTAATGTAAGTCTATagaatttttaagatttttagtcttcagttttataaaaactattacaccgtgtctacactggatgcgacaAAGCAACCAttgaatatcattatgaaatttgtgTCAATACATCATAAATAGAACGCAGCAGCAGTTTTCTGTCGGGGATTTGTCGTGTcgtgctgcatccagtgtagacagcatcactgattataatcagATCTATAGTGTTTTGTCACGCTTCGCCGCTCGCATCCGGTGTAGACCCGGTGCAAGTcgaatcagtctgaaaagataaaGCACACTAAGTCAGATCAGTGGTTTTAGCTTGAAAGCTGTAGGAGAAGTAGAATATAGAAATTTGTCTCATAAGAATAAGCAGCAGCTTAAACAGCAGATCTCAAGCCaacctaattaaatattttacacaaataaaaactaatgaaaatcATAAAACCACAACAAAATGACTGAAAGGAACTGTGGTGCCAGATGTGGCACCTGTGGTCCCTGACAGCATGAATAGACCGATCAAAAAGTCAttgatacaatttatttttttaccactgCAGCTACAGGTCCTTTATCAATTGCTGCTGTTTAGATAGCAATGAAACATCTCACTCCTCCTCTGACTTTCCTACAAAACCATTACCCCCGAAATAAGGTACACAACAATATGTTACAATAGAACAgatgataaattatattatacagttATAATGCCAACAATTTGAGCACATATCCATAAAAGCAGCCTGCTCCCAGTAATATGATAGTTTtgtaaatacacagacaataacatgggaaaataaaatgttacgcATGTTCACAAGGTTAGTCCTCCACAATAAATGCATAATGAGCACATAACAGAAAAAACAGGTAACAGCAAAACAAGAGGGTCGAGACTGAATGAGCTAGATATCATATGGATTCAAGAGTAAAACTAGTCTGCATAATCGAGTACTTTACAGTAATGTTCACTAGCGGGGAGTCTTCTTTTAGGATCAGTGCCAGCTTAAACCATCACGGCCATCAAAGGCATGACTTACATCTTAAAGCTGTCTTTATAGCCATCCCCAACCCCCAAAATGCCTGAGTATGGCTGTAGATTGTTGACCTTAACACACCCAGGCTCTGCTACAAGACTGCACATGGGCAGTATTACAATATTTCCAGCAGAGGTCACTAGATCACAAATGAGAGACACTTATGtagccataataataataaaacaaagaaaaagagcaGGAACAatgataatcataattataacTGGGGAACAACTGAAGAGAGATAGATGTCAGTTAGAAAATAACTGTAGCTCTGCATTTAAAAAGGACAAGCAATGTCACTTTGGTAACTACTTTTGGCGACAGATGTTGCCTTCTTGTGCTTAACTGCTTGAAATAAAAGTGTAGACACAGCAAGCCATAGGAAACACCAAAGTCAAAGGTGTTCTCGCTTAAAATGGATAAAGTCTAGATTAAGTCTCATTTAATGGTAAAACTGTGgccaaaataaacttgaatacaCAACAATGCAAATCAACCACAGGTTTCTAACTGCAGAAAGATGCATATGAACCCGAACATACATTTATACCACAAATACAACAAAGAAAAATCAAATCAATCATACAATCTATTACAGGACCTCTCCCACATTATAACCGGTCTTAGCTTGTCCACTTATTCTTGTTAGACTATAATAAGCAAGTTAGCTTTGGATACAGAACTGAAGATTTTCTTAACAGCAAGCTCTGATATACGCTTGGCCTTTTTTTCCCCGACGTATATGAACAGATTGAATTAGGAAGCAGTGATTAGTGATTCAGCTGTCGGTTATAACAGTAAGATGCATTAGGACCTGATGAAGATATACGAACACAAATTTCCTCCCGTTTCCCTTTGCTCCTTCCATacgcacacatacataaattacaaaataaaaggttACTGAAATGATCACATTTCAGACTGTTGGATACTCGCAGAGAAGCTAAGCAGATGAATTAGTATGGATTAGCTGTTGGTTATGGAGCTGTGCAAATAGTGAGCAGTACTGAATTGAAAGAACCCATTCACCCAATAAACAACGTCTCGGAATTgtaaagcagtaaaaaaaaaaaaaaaaacaggcttcgGTATAAAAATTGAGCTGTATTATGATATGCAAACCAACTACCCGTCATGCATTAAAAAAGAAACGGCAGAAAGAACTACTCTTCAGAATAAAGTTCATCTTTCAATGCATCAGGTTTGAAACCATTCACACATGCAGTTCAGACTCCCTCCTGGTCCTCGGCTTTGCTCGTATCTTAGTGAACGGTTTCCCATCTCTTCTCGTGCTAAGGACTAATGGTGGGTCAACAGTCAAAAGAAGATATATCAGAGCATGTGCAAAATCCCTGCTTAGAAAGTCAAAATCATTTCCATGTAAACTGATAGAGAGTCCTCTAAACCGTCCTCTCAAGCGTACTGTAAATACACATGGTGTATAAGCACTGGTGTAGAACTTACAGGCTGCTTTGATTAAAAGGGTTAGCTTTATCTAGCACACGGTTTCAAGGACTAGAAATTAGAAAAATTAAGACAAACCAGTACTCCTAGTTTCAAACCTCTGATAAGAAAAGCAAGCCATCaaaaaaagaagttaaaaacAGGATCCCCTTGAAACGAGAGGTTGCTCCCCAGGAAGAAAAAATCCTAGACGCTGTAtcggtgaggttttttttttctgagaaaattTAGAAAAAGAATACCAAATCGTTGTATGGTACCAATCTCTGACAGGAGAGGAAGGGAATTGCCTGCCAGTGTAAAATGTGTGAAGACCACTGTTACTCCCAAAAGTCTCAAAAAAAGCACACAGGTTTGGGGGAACAAAACGGAGCACGTTGTCTATACCATAGGAAAGGAGATGGGAGAGAGATTTGTGTGGGTTTCGGGGAGGCAAATGTTGTTCCTCACAATAAGAAGGGGTTGGTTGTGCCGCCGGCTTGTGCCGCTGCACCTGTGTGCGGTAGCCCTCCGCTCATGAGCGGCTGGGGCATGGACATGGAGCCTGGGATCCCCATATTTGGCATCTGGCCCATGGGCCCGAGAGGAGCCATGCCGGCTATGGGTACCATAGAGACGGGGCCAGCTGGGGGCATTGAGGACAGAGGCAAGGGCTCGTTACTCCTCTGGGCCACGCTGAAGCCCTGTCCGCTCAGGCCCATCATGGGACTGACTCTCATCTGGTTGAGGGTGGGTGGCTGTGGCTGGTTCACCTGGAAGGGGTTAACCTGAGCTGCAGGAGCTGAAGCTGCTCCCGGGGCTGAAATGAGACCAATGTGAGGTACAGGTGAGCGCATTGCTTAATAAGAAAAATCTGGGCATCCACAAAGTTTTTACAATCAAATTCAAGGCTTTTTACATCTTCTGACTTTGAAATGTGCTGTGcctacatttaattaataactttaattaaaattaaaaatgtaatcataacTTTCTCAAGTTTACAAATTACGCTGTTTTGAAATAACTGCTTTCTGTCCccaaatgtaagactttttaaaaggATAAATTAAGACTTTCTAACCTtgaattttataaaatttaatgaatttaaacaCCCCTGTAAATGTGCACGAGATCTCCTAGACGTATGTAATAGGTGAAGAGTACCTCCAGCTAGGAAAGGGTTGGAGACTGGAGCCTGCTGGGGAAGCTTGCCGACCAGAGTGTCTAGGTTGACAAGAGCGGCGTTGGGACCCAGGAAGGACTCGGGAGTTTTTCTGGTTGAGCTGCTTGGCATGTCAAACAGATCAGAGCCTACAGACAAGCTGGTATGCGATGGCAAGGCAGAGCTTCCTCTACCATCACCTGTCAAAAACATCACATGCTCATTTCATTCCCATCAACAGACGACATTTCTTTTAACTAGTAAACTGCTGTGACAGCAGCCAGTGTTTACCGGTCAATGCTGAGGAGCGAAGACTGTCAAACTCGGAGAGGTCCTCCCTGGAAGTACCATTTGGTGTTGAGAAAAGATCAAAGCTGCCGACTGAGGGAAATAAGAAAGATATTTGGGAttaaaaatgaagatgaaaatacattttaaaagtgaaacacattttttaacatgCTCACCTGTGGCAGGGGCTTTGGGGCGGGTGGCAGGCATTGGGCTCCAGGGATCAGCAGCTGCAGGAGCCGGGGTAGACCCCCAGGGGTCACTGCTTTTCAGAGGAGCAACTGAGGAAGAGGCACTGGGGAGACCCCAGGGATCCACAGGGGCAGCTGGTTTAGGGGCTGCACCTGGAAGAGACACACAGATGTGTTAAAAAACCACCACCAATTCCTAACTCTGACTCTTGTTTATCAATAACTGAAgaaaggcctttttttttttttagagctcatgttttttaaataaaatcaaacccTAATGAGTTGCAATATAACGGAAGtagcaacagatcttttcttccatattgtgatgAGTGAGTGAAATGGAttattgaaaaaaagaagaaaaaaaaaacctaatgccAGACCTTGGTTCTATCCATTAGCTGTTGATTGAATGGAGGCAGATCTAAATTAAAGCCTGCAGGTTATTATAAGAAATAGCCAGGATTTCAGGGGCCTAGATGATTGGAGAAGTCTACTATGTTTCACCAGTATGAAGTTTGCCATTTCACCAGAAGATTatgacattttgaataaaaaatgtcaCAGAAATTAAACGAGACAGAAAAAGAAATAGCACAGATTAACCATCCACAAGATGCAtttatgaagtcatttgaaagcaCAACACAATAATGAGCATATTGATGTAAATAAGACCACAGAATTATCACCacgtcaaaaataaataatattttgcatttaacttTCTTAGAACAGGAACCTAATGAGTTAAACCtgaacaaactaaaatatatcaggaaagaaggaaaaaaataatttggagaCGAGGCTCAAATTCCAAGTTTAAGATTAATCACATATACTTCAAAAAGATGACATTAATCCATTATTTAAAATCTGTTGGCTAtacttaaattattttcaaaacagCAGGAGCAacaaaagaaattaaattttacaaatgAGTGTGACAGGCAATGCAAGTAaaatgggagtagaagttgtaaTTTTAGAGGTTATTCAGTTTCATGCAGTTAAAATTGGTGGTTCTTGGTGCGGTTTCCACTTCAAGAGGACATGCACATTTTCCTCAGTGGTTCTCTCCATGCACTTCATGACTGTAGTCTGGCTTGAACTTAAAAGAACT comes from Carassius auratus strain Wakin chromosome 3, ASM336829v1, whole genome shotgun sequence and encodes:
- the LOC113054365 gene encoding protein tweety homolog 3-like, with product MAAVVNYSPPWWVNLLHRLPHFNLQFEQTSSDFRPEDSSYQQSILLLGSIALACLALDLLFLLIYCCWLCCRRKKSDEQPNADCCCTAWCVIIAHPHLQLKDKAKYSECVFFDATMED